One Gloeobacter morelensis MG652769 DNA window includes the following coding sequences:
- the btpA gene encoding photosystem I biogenesis protein BtpA, protein MSLLLDLFSTAKPIIGVVHLLPLPTAPRWAGSLDAVMARAEQEATALATGGVDALIVENYYDAPFVPGRVDPAVVAAMSLVVKRIIHLVPVPVGVNVLRNDAHAALAVAACTGAQFIRVNILTGTMATDQGIIQGEAHSVLRYRRELGAETRIFADVLVKHASPLGAGDLFQACRDTVERGLADGIIVSGVATGSPPRREDLVTARAAVPDAPILIGSGADPANAGDLLGLADGVIVASALKRFGKPEQPIDPHRTRQFVDAVHLAADGVGKSPLLELEEVESLF, encoded by the coding sequence GTGTCACTTTTGCTAGATCTCTTTTCGACGGCCAAACCGATCATCGGGGTCGTTCACCTGTTGCCCTTGCCGACTGCGCCGCGCTGGGCCGGCTCGCTCGATGCGGTGATGGCCCGCGCCGAACAGGAGGCCACCGCCCTCGCCACCGGCGGCGTGGACGCGCTGATTGTCGAAAATTATTACGACGCCCCTTTTGTGCCCGGCCGCGTCGACCCGGCCGTGGTGGCGGCGATGAGCCTGGTGGTCAAGCGCATCATTCACCTGGTGCCGGTGCCGGTGGGCGTCAACGTGCTGCGCAACGACGCCCACGCCGCCCTCGCCGTCGCCGCCTGCACCGGTGCCCAATTTATCCGGGTGAACATCCTCACCGGCACCATGGCTACCGATCAGGGCATCATTCAGGGTGAGGCGCACTCGGTGCTGCGCTACCGGCGCGAACTGGGAGCCGAAACGCGCATTTTCGCCGATGTCCTGGTTAAACACGCTTCGCCTCTGGGGGCGGGCGATCTGTTCCAGGCCTGCCGCGACACCGTCGAGCGGGGGCTGGCGGACGGCATTATCGTCTCGGGGGTGGCCACCGGCAGCCCGCCCCGGCGCGAAGATCTCGTCACCGCCCGCGCCGCTGTACCCGACGCGCCGATCTTGATCGGTTCGGGGGCCGACCCTGCCAATGCCGGTGATCTGCTGGGCCTCGCCGACGGCGTGATCGTCGCCAGCGCCCTCAAGCGCTTCGGCAAACCCGAACAGCCCATCGACCCCCACCGCACCCGCCAGTTTGTCGATGCTGTACACCTTGCCGCCGACGGGGTCGGCAAGTCGCCGCTGCTCGAACTTGAAGAAGTCGAAAGTTTGTTCTAA
- the folK gene encoding 2-amino-4-hydroxy-6-hydroxymethyldihydropteridine diphosphokinase produces the protein MARAAIALGANLGERLETLTRAVRSLHRPAGGLAVTAVSSWYETEPVGPVQPLYINGCLTLQTELTPGSLLGELQQREAAAGRTRAVPWGARTLDLDLLWYDDWVQADAVLTLPHPRLEERPFVLIPLAEIARDWRHPLTGKRVADLGAEVSARGVERVAERALVATALGPLDLRPLAPADHLPLRDLAGRCWWATYRGLLEDEYIESFVDYTYNLEAIGRAAARPDGHFWVAEEPEGALVGFTQVLVVGRVAHLARLYVAPEVQGIGIGSALWRLVHKKLAALGVRVCNLTVLATNIGAIRFYERKGFERTGSTPGNRFEYRIRIGGDG, from the coding sequence ATGGCCAGAGCAGCGATCGCGCTGGGCGCCAATCTGGGTGAGCGCCTGGAGACGCTCACCCGGGCGGTGCGCTCGCTGCACCGTCCTGCGGGCGGTCTGGCGGTGACGGCGGTTTCGAGCTGGTACGAGACAGAACCCGTCGGTCCGGTGCAACCGCTCTATATCAACGGTTGCCTGACCCTCCAGACGGAGCTGACCCCGGGGAGCCTGTTGGGCGAGCTGCAGCAGCGCGAGGCGGCGGCCGGGCGAACGCGCGCGGTGCCCTGGGGAGCACGCACGCTGGATCTCGACTTGTTGTGGTACGACGACTGGGTGCAGGCGGATGCTGTCCTGACGCTGCCCCACCCGCGCCTGGAGGAGCGTCCCTTCGTGCTGATACCGCTGGCCGAGATTGCCCGCGACTGGCGCCATCCGCTCACGGGCAAGCGCGTCGCCGACCTGGGCGCCGAGGTCTCAGCGCGGGGCGTGGAGCGCGTCGCGGAGCGGGCGCTGGTGGCCACTGCCCTCGGCCCGCTGGATCTCAGACCCCTCGCCCCGGCGGATCACCTGCCGCTCAGGGATCTGGCGGGGCGCTGCTGGTGGGCGACCTACCGGGGCCTGCTCGAAGACGAATATATCGAATCGTTCGTAGACTACACCTACAACCTCGAAGCGATTGGCCGGGCTGCCGCCCGCCCGGACGGCCATTTTTGGGTGGCGGAGGAGCCGGAGGGCGCTCTGGTGGGTTTTACCCAGGTGCTGGTGGTCGGGCGGGTCGCCCATCTCGCCCGCCTCTACGTGGCCCCCGAGGTTCAAGGCATCGGCATCGGTTCCGCCCTGTGGCGCCTGGTCCACAAAAAACTCGCCGCCCTCGGAGTGCGTGTGTGTAACCTGACGGTGCTTGCCACCAACATCGGCGCCATCCGCTTCTACGAGCGCAAAGGTTTTGAGCGCACCGGCAGCACCCCCGGCAACCGCTTTGAGTACCGCATCCGGATCGGGGGCGATGGCTGA
- a CDS encoding IPT/TIG domain-containing protein yields MNDASLAAGLLRGFIVFCCIFMSSSAWAAECPTGSYTQRTVTGGIGCVIQPSRTDPAIQDAGSSSKGYGYHVVGIPGDPTRIQGVYVHLMGSGARPYDQATGGYSVGQILEDALARNFLFIALAYANPETIGQLCGGDSACYGLARQEVIYGNAVSPEVSVNTANSILNRMDALVDFLEENFEPASALPAAFAGTAVDWSQVRVGGGSQGGGHAGYIGRDFLTERVCFMASPEDTVTEKDAFDDPGVIVPAAWLSEGAWKTPTASLKGIVHEDEDGYEKITTNFAALGMVPSTSETQPNNDWVKITIPVENPHTAPTTDEALSYARDWACFSDGDAAPPPQPLPVVTSFSPTSGTVGTRVTLRGSSLEGTTAVKFGGVSSTPTSVSSRSVRVVVPTGAASGPITVVTPGGNASSAKHFQVLP; encoded by the coding sequence ATGAACGATGCTTCACTGGCCGCCGGCTTGCTGCGCGGCTTTATAGTATTTTGCTGTATTTTTATGAGTTCAAGCGCCTGGGCGGCCGAGTGTCCAACCGGCAGTTACACCCAGCGGACGGTCACCGGCGGCATCGGCTGCGTCATCCAGCCGAGCCGTACCGACCCGGCCATCCAAGACGCCGGTTCCAGCAGCAAAGGTTACGGCTATCACGTGGTCGGCATTCCGGGCGATCCGACCCGGATTCAGGGGGTCTACGTGCACTTGATGGGTTCGGGGGCCAGACCCTACGATCAGGCCACGGGCGGGTACTCCGTGGGACAGATTCTCGAAGATGCCCTGGCGCGCAACTTTCTGTTTATTGCCCTCGCTTACGCCAACCCGGAGACGATCGGCCAGTTGTGCGGCGGCGACAGCGCCTGCTACGGGCTCGCGCGCCAGGAGGTCATCTACGGCAACGCGGTTTCGCCGGAGGTGAGTGTAAACACAGCCAACAGCATCTTGAACCGCATGGACGCGCTGGTGGATTTTTTGGAGGAGAACTTCGAGCCGGCATCGGCCCTGCCGGCAGCCTTCGCGGGCACTGCGGTCGACTGGAGCCAGGTGCGCGTCGGGGGCGGCAGCCAGGGGGGCGGCCACGCGGGCTATATCGGGCGGGATTTTCTGACTGAGCGGGTGTGCTTTATGGCCTCGCCGGAGGACACCGTCACCGAAAAAGATGCCTTCGACGACCCGGGGGTGATCGTCCCGGCCGCCTGGCTGAGCGAAGGCGCCTGGAAGACACCGACCGCCTCGCTCAAGGGCATCGTCCACGAGGATGAGGACGGCTACGAGAAGATCACCACCAACTTCGCCGCTTTGGGCATGGTGCCATCGACCAGCGAGACCCAGCCCAACAACGACTGGGTCAAAATCACCATCCCTGTTGAGAACCCCCACACCGCCCCGACCACCGACGAAGCCCTGTCCTACGCGCGCGACTGGGCCTGTTTCTCGGACGGCGACGCTGCGCCGCCGCCACAGCCTTTGCCCGTGGTGACGAGCTTCAGCCCCACCTCCGGCACAGTCGGTACCCGGGTGACCCTCCGCGGCAGCAGCCTGGAGGGCACCACCGCGGTCAAATTCGGCGGCGTGTCGAGCACTCCGACCTCGGTCTCCAGCCGTTCTGTGCGCGTGGTGGTGCCCACCGGGGCGGCCAGCGGTCCAATCACCGTCGTCACCCCCGGCGGCAACGCCAGCAGTGCCAAGCATTTTCAAGTGCTGCCCTAA
- the rnc gene encoding ribonuclease III, with the protein MAESALTPLRVAQLHRFAARFALAEPEALDWELLHRALIHPSWSAQEGGEDNDRLEFLGDEILRLLAAEFLYRADPELTVGEMTAVRSVLVSDVALAGLAESYGLEEFLVVGRSASGDERGRITRLADGFEAVIGAMYLSTGDLGLIRPWLLPQLARLAAAVMADPTRGNHKSALQELTQKFGAGELPEYRLVEPGPPFRYEVWAMGRLWGSGEGPSKKLAQQRAARGAYAALRSAFDTALQ; encoded by the coding sequence ATGGCTGAATCGGCTCTCACTCCCCTGCGAGTGGCCCAACTGCACCGCTTTGCCGCCCGATTCGCCCTTGCCGAACCGGAGGCTCTCGATTGGGAGTTGTTGCACAGGGCGCTCATCCACCCGAGCTGGTCCGCCCAGGAAGGCGGCGAGGACAACGACCGGCTCGAATTTTTGGGCGATGAAATCCTGCGGCTGTTGGCGGCGGAATTTTTGTACCGGGCCGACCCGGAACTGACGGTGGGCGAGATGACCGCCGTGCGCTCGGTGCTGGTGAGCGATGTCGCCCTGGCCGGGCTGGCAGAAAGTTACGGGCTGGAGGAATTTCTGGTGGTGGGCCGCTCGGCAAGCGGCGATGAGCGCGGCCGGATTACCCGACTGGCGGACGGATTTGAGGCGGTGATCGGGGCGATGTATCTGAGTACCGGCGATTTGGGGCTGATTCGTCCGTGGCTTTTGCCCCAACTGGCGCGCCTCGCCGCAGCGGTGATGGCCGATCCGACCCGCGGCAACCACAAATCGGCGCTGCAGGAGCTGACCCAGAAGTTTGGCGCCGGCGAGTTGCCCGAGTACCGTCTGGTGGAGCCGGGGCCGCCCTTTCGCTACGAAGTCTGGGCGATGGGCCGCCTGTGGGGCAGCGGCGAAGGACCGTCTAAAAAACTCGCCCAGCAGCGGGCCGCCCGGGGCGCCTACGCGGCGCTGCGCTCGGCCTTCGATACGGCGCTGCAGTAG
- a CDS encoding AAA family ATPase, with the protein MLAFEILQSFVNFLGFLLLILVQGMVFAFAYLLIFVGGTGLGKGAKARRPSSGGPLARWLGRYREGERDREVRFCDIVGLEEAKQELEQLVDVLKHPEAYRAVGAEPPRGVLLVGPPGTGKTMIARAIANEAGVPFFSLAAADFANMFLGVGSQRIRQIYRTARRHPRAIVFIDEIEVLAKARGTGLGTFEGDSNTLNAFLNELDGFAINPGVITIGATNLEDQVDAAVMRPGRLDWQIYIGPPAEADREKLFRFYLERTQNAADPAAAAKLAVNFTPAEIRRAVNEAGLLAVRGGRAAIADSDLTAAVDKVSATLERRSGTFVIGRSGDLGVRLAEVIGCEEAKGEVQEFIDFLRSPDRYRRIGAKVPRGFLFVGPPGTGKTLLAKAIANEAGVPFYALSGSDFTEVWVGLGASRVRQVYRQARKHKAAIVFIDEIDALAARRGLDSSGEADRTLNQFLVELDGFGRSNVLTIGATNRLDTLDAALLRPGRLDRTVAVPLPDLDARERLFAHYLSGVQSVDGINCRQLARASWNMSGAEVAASVNEASFIAVRDGREQVTQFDLNQGIERVLFGLNSRRKVNAEDRRLAAIHEAGHAVVEYHARPRRILHKLTIIPDLEGTAGYSWSIQDEEQLSFETCEGIRAEIQVLFGGRVAEELFYGTVTTGASADLARAAHLAHRYVWQLGMGEEFLADYAQMAREAAGGRVISERTKERLDLAVEKLLREAKSEARTILEAHRDEHERLTAVLLERESLYGEDILRVLRGETIEPSGRAAYKDDGGDG; encoded by the coding sequence ATGCTCGCCTTTGAGATCCTGCAGAGCTTTGTCAACTTCCTGGGTTTCCTGTTATTGATCCTCGTGCAGGGGATGGTCTTTGCCTTCGCCTACTTGCTCATTTTCGTAGGCGGCACGGGGCTGGGCAAAGGGGCGAAAGCGCGCCGCCCAAGCAGCGGTGGGCCTCTGGCACGCTGGTTGGGGCGCTACCGCGAGGGCGAGCGCGACCGGGAGGTGCGCTTCTGCGACATCGTCGGCCTCGAAGAAGCGAAGCAGGAACTCGAACAACTGGTCGACGTGCTCAAACACCCCGAAGCCTACCGGGCGGTGGGGGCCGAACCGCCCCGGGGGGTGCTGCTGGTAGGACCGCCGGGCACCGGCAAGACGATGATCGCCCGCGCCATCGCCAACGAGGCGGGGGTGCCGTTCTTTAGTCTGGCGGCGGCGGATTTTGCGAATATGTTTTTGGGCGTCGGTTCCCAGCGCATCCGCCAGATCTACCGCACCGCCCGCCGCCACCCCAGGGCGATCGTCTTTATCGACGAAATCGAAGTGCTCGCCAAAGCGCGCGGCACGGGCCTCGGCACCTTCGAGGGCGACAGCAACACCCTCAACGCTTTTCTTAACGAACTGGACGGCTTTGCGATCAACCCCGGGGTGATCACGATCGGAGCCACCAACCTCGAAGATCAAGTCGACGCGGCGGTCATGCGCCCGGGCCGCCTCGACTGGCAAATTTATATCGGTCCGCCTGCGGAGGCCGATCGCGAAAAACTGTTTCGGTTCTATCTGGAGCGCACCCAAAACGCCGCCGACCCGGCGGCGGCTGCCAAGCTCGCCGTCAACTTCACCCCCGCCGAAATTCGCCGGGCGGTCAACGAGGCGGGTCTGCTCGCGGTGCGCGGCGGGCGGGCCGCGATTGCCGACTCTGACCTCACCGCCGCCGTCGACAAGGTTTCAGCCACCCTCGAGCGGCGCAGCGGTACCTTTGTCATCGGCCGCTCCGGCGATCTGGGGGTGCGGCTGGCCGAGGTGATCGGCTGCGAGGAAGCCAAAGGCGAGGTGCAGGAATTTATCGATTTTTTGCGCTCCCCGGATCGCTACCGCCGCATCGGCGCCAAGGTGCCCAGGGGCTTTTTGTTTGTCGGTCCCCCGGGTACCGGCAAGACGCTCCTGGCCAAGGCGATCGCCAACGAGGCGGGGGTGCCCTTTTATGCCCTGTCCGGCTCCGATTTCACCGAAGTCTGGGTGGGATTGGGAGCCTCCCGCGTCCGCCAGGTCTACCGCCAGGCGCGCAAGCACAAGGCGGCCATCGTCTTTATCGACGAAATCGACGCCCTTGCCGCCCGCCGGGGGCTCGATTCGAGCGGCGAAGCCGACCGCACCCTCAATCAATTTCTGGTCGAACTGGACGGCTTCGGCCGATCCAACGTGCTCACCATCGGCGCCACCAACCGCCTCGACACCCTCGATGCGGCCCTGTTGCGGCCCGGCAGGCTCGATCGCACCGTGGCGGTGCCGCTGCCGGATCTCGATGCGCGCGAGCGGCTTTTTGCCCACTACCTGTCTGGGGTGCAGTCGGTAGACGGGATCAACTGCCGCCAACTGGCCCGCGCCTCCTGGAACATGTCGGGGGCGGAGGTGGCGGCGAGCGTCAACGAAGCCAGTTTCATCGCCGTGCGCGACGGGCGCGAGCAAGTCACCCAGTTCGACCTCAACCAGGGCATCGAGCGGGTGCTCTTTGGTCTCAATTCCCGGCGCAAAGTCAACGCCGAGGACCGGCGCCTCGCGGCCATCCACGAGGCGGGCCATGCCGTAGTCGAATACCACGCCCGCCCGCGGCGCATCCTGCACAAGCTCACGATCATTCCGGATCTGGAGGGTACCGCCGGGTACAGCTGGTCGATTCAAGACGAGGAGCAACTGTCCTTTGAGACGTGCGAGGGGATCCGCGCCGAAATCCAGGTGCTCTTCGGGGGCCGGGTGGCGGAGGAGTTGTTCTACGGCACCGTCACCACCGGGGCGAGCGCCGATCTGGCCCGGGCCGCCCACCTCGCCCACCGCTACGTCTGGCAGTTGGGGATGGGCGAAGAATTCTTGGCCGACTATGCGCAGATGGCCAGGGAGGCGGCGGGCGGCCGGGTAATCTCTGAGCGCACCAAAGAGCGCCTCGACCTCGCAGTCGAGAAACTGCTGCGCGAAGCCAAAAGTGAAGCGCGCACCATCCTCGAAGCGCACCGCGACGAGCACGAGCGGCTCACTGCCGTCCTATTGGAGCGCGAATCGCTCTACGGCGAAGACATCCTGCGGGTGCTGCGCGGCGAGACTATCGAGCCTTCCGGGCGCGCCGCCTACAAAGACGACGGCGGCGATGGCTGA
- the infB gene encoding translation initiation factor IF-2, producing MTNANMQGKIRIYDLARDLGRDNRDVMAVCQRLGIAHKTHSSTISEQEADSIREAFQRGLPPGGRKKAKIQQQGAAAANKQQILEVRRPPVGYQPPVRTEVSQILVSTVAPAPPTEAQPLPIATLPEPPLPAQVAEQAAPPSVQEAVEPIAVSPVTSPLPIDAADVEADNYTADEDSMPISIAQTVVEAPAAPTIEAAPPEPQPTPLPAPVAEAPEPVRPPAPPAPAKPTPAPAPRPTAEQPPEPRRPQPPAQPPSRPEKRGGPLIAPNRAGAQPSRPVPAQPASQTPTRSGSGIAKKGAITKAGSGSGGGRPGGPMRRRDEREAAVVDEQPKILLLSGNISVQDLAQRMHVPTTEIIKTLFMKSVMVNINQTLDQATAELVARELGYEVQAETAVAQATKTEMLDVGDIESLEVRPPVVTIMGHVDHGKTSLLDAIRSARVAEGEAGGITQHIGAYQIEVPTEAGPRKLVFLDTPGHEAFTAMRARGAKVTDITVLVVAADDGVKPQTIEAISHAKAAGVPILVAINKVDKPDANPERVKQELTEYDLVPEEWGGKTVMVPVSAKQKLNLDLLLENLLLVADYELELMANPNRQAKGTIIEANLDKARGPVATALVQNGTLHVGDIIVVGSIFGKVRALYDDRGNRVDAAPPSMPVEVLGLTDVPQAGDEFEVYSDEREARRIADERTSKARENRLQQQMASRRVSLGAFSAQAQEGELKELAIIIRADVQGSVEAIRASLEKLPQDKVQLRVLQAAAGEVSETDIDLAAASNAVILSFSTTLASGARQAAEQAGVDVREYDVIYKLLEDIQLAMEGLLDPELVEEALGGAEVRQVFPVGKGQVAGCYVKEGKLLRNAQMRVRRGKEIVFEGHVDSLKRFKEDAKEVATGFECGVGSDKFASWQPGDLIECFRMVTQKRTLN from the coding sequence ATGACCAACGCGAACATGCAAGGGAAAATTAGGATCTACGACCTGGCTCGCGACCTTGGACGGGACAATCGAGATGTGATGGCGGTTTGCCAGCGACTGGGCATTGCCCACAAAACCCACAGCAGCACGATCTCCGAGCAAGAAGCCGATTCGATCCGCGAAGCATTTCAGCGCGGACTGCCCCCTGGAGGCCGCAAAAAGGCCAAGATCCAGCAGCAGGGGGCTGCCGCCGCCAACAAGCAGCAAATCCTCGAAGTGCGTCGGCCGCCGGTGGGCTACCAGCCACCCGTGCGCACCGAGGTTTCCCAGATTCTAGTCTCCACCGTCGCCCCTGCACCCCCCACCGAAGCGCAACCCTTACCCATTGCCACCCTCCCCGAACCGCCCCTCCCCGCCCAGGTCGCCGAGCAGGCGGCCCCGCCGAGCGTCCAGGAGGCGGTCGAGCCGATCGCCGTGAGTCCAGTCACCTCGCCGTTGCCTATCGACGCGGCGGACGTTGAAGCCGACAACTACACCGCAGACGAAGACTCGATGCCAATCTCGATCGCCCAGACCGTTGTGGAGGCTCCCGCCGCCCCGACCATCGAGGCCGCCCCGCCGGAGCCGCAGCCGACACCGCTCCCCGCCCCGGTCGCCGAAGCGCCGGAACCAGTGCGTCCGCCCGCTCCCCCGGCCCCGGCCAAGCCCACCCCGGCCCCGGCGCCCCGGCCCACCGCCGAGCAACCGCCCGAGCCGCGCCGGCCCCAACCGCCCGCCCAGCCGCCGAGCCGCCCCGAAAAGCGCGGCGGACCATTAATCGCTCCCAACCGGGCAGGCGCCCAGCCCTCCCGGCCGGTGCCGGCCCAGCCCGCCTCCCAGACCCCGACCCGCTCCGGTTCCGGCATCGCCAAAAAAGGGGCGATCACCAAGGCCGGCAGTGGCAGTGGCGGCGGCCGTCCCGGCGGCCCAATGCGCCGCCGCGACGAGCGCGAGGCGGCGGTCGTCGATGAGCAACCCAAGATCCTGTTGCTCAGTGGCAACATCTCGGTGCAGGATCTGGCCCAGCGCATGCACGTGCCTACCACCGAAATCATCAAGACGCTCTTTATGAAGAGCGTCATGGTCAACATCAACCAGACCCTCGATCAGGCCACCGCCGAACTGGTGGCCCGCGAACTGGGTTACGAAGTGCAGGCCGAGACCGCCGTCGCCCAGGCCACCAAGACCGAAATGCTCGATGTCGGCGATATCGAGAGCCTGGAGGTGCGCCCGCCGGTCGTCACGATCATGGGCCACGTCGACCACGGCAAAACATCGCTATTGGATGCCATCCGCTCGGCGCGGGTCGCCGAGGGCGAGGCGGGCGGCATCACCCAACACATCGGTGCTTATCAAATCGAGGTACCCACCGAAGCAGGCCCGCGCAAGCTGGTGTTCCTCGATACCCCCGGCCACGAGGCGTTCACGGCGATGCGCGCCCGCGGCGCCAAAGTCACCGACATCACCGTGCTGGTGGTGGCGGCGGATGATGGCGTCAAACCCCAGACCATCGAAGCGATCTCCCACGCCAAGGCTGCCGGGGTGCCGATTTTAGTCGCCATCAACAAAGTCGACAAGCCCGACGCCAACCCCGAGCGCGTCAAGCAGGAACTCACCGAATACGATCTGGTCCCCGAGGAGTGGGGCGGCAAGACGGTGATGGTGCCGGTGAGCGCCAAGCAAAAGCTCAACCTCGACTTGTTGCTTGAGAATCTGCTGTTGGTGGCCGACTACGAACTGGAGTTGATGGCCAACCCCAACCGCCAGGCCAAAGGCACGATCATCGAAGCGAACCTGGACAAGGCCCGCGGTCCGGTGGCGACCGCCCTGGTCCAAAACGGCACCCTGCACGTGGGCGACATCATCGTGGTGGGCTCGATCTTCGGCAAGGTGCGCGCGCTCTACGACGACCGCGGCAACCGGGTCGACGCGGCGCCCCCGTCGATGCCCGTCGAGGTATTGGGCCTGACCGATGTGCCCCAGGCGGGCGACGAGTTCGAGGTCTACAGCGACGAGCGCGAAGCCCGGCGCATTGCCGACGAGCGTACTTCCAAGGCCCGCGAAAACCGTCTGCAGCAGCAGATGGCTTCGCGCCGCGTTTCGCTCGGGGCTTTTTCGGCCCAGGCCCAAGAAGGCGAACTTAAAGAACTCGCCATTATCATCCGCGCCGATGTCCAGGGCTCGGTGGAAGCGATCAGGGCTTCACTGGAGAAGCTCCCGCAGGACAAGGTGCAACTGCGCGTCCTGCAGGCGGCGGCGGGCGAAGTTTCCGAGACCGACATCGACCTGGCTGCCGCTTCCAACGCCGTCATCCTCTCCTTCAGCACCACCCTGGCGAGCGGTGCGCGCCAGGCGGCGGAGCAGGCGGGTGTGGACGTGCGCGAGTACGACGTCATCTACAAGCTGCTCGAAGACATCCAACTGGCGATGGAAGGTCTGCTGGACCCCGAACTGGTCGAGGAAGCCCTCGGTGGGGCCGAGGTGCGCCAGGTCTTCCCGGTGGGCAAGGGCCAGGTGGCCGGTTGCTACGTCAAGGAGGGCAAGCTGCTGCGCAACGCCCAGATGCGGGTGCGCCGCGGCAAAGAAATCGTCTTCGAAGGGCACGTCGATTCGCTCAAGCGCTTCAAAGAGGACGCCAAAGAAGTGGCCACCGGCTTCGAGTGCGGCGTCGGCTCCGACAAATTCGCCTCCTGGCAACCGGGCGATCTGATCGAGTGCTTCCGCATGGTCACCCAGAAGCGCACGCTGAACTAG